The Drosophila teissieri strain GT53w chromosome X, Prin_Dtei_1.1, whole genome shotgun sequence genome has a segment encoding these proteins:
- the LOC122624538 gene encoding uncharacterized protein LOC122624538 translates to MELLEHDVMPLVAPGLLALDTGTLEALLQGSMMTAPACSGRLPLALKRPGGLLPGLRACGSLASTCQAPRPFAGPRACLLLRMTSHLLFALCEHVCPCPPLSQQLVFRFCFFFVYWGT, encoded by the exons atggag CTCCTCGAACACGATGTGATGCCCCTTGTTGCTCCGGGGTTGCTGGCCCTGGACACAGGCACCCTGGAGGCCCTTCTGCAGGGATCCATGATGACCGCCCCTGCATGCTCCGGGCGGCTGCCCCTGGCCCtcaagcgccctggaggccTTCTTCCTGGTCTCCGCGCCTGCGGCAGCCTCGCGTCGACGTGCCAGGCCCCGCGTCCGTttgctggcccgcgtgcctgtttgctgctgcggatgacTTCGCACctcctttttgctttatgtGAGCATGTGTGCCCTTGCCCTCCCCTGTCCCAACAACtcgtttttcgcttttgttttttcttcgtttATTGGGGCACATAG